In Malus sylvestris chromosome 15, drMalSylv7.2, whole genome shotgun sequence, a single genomic region encodes these proteins:
- the LOC126601440 gene encoding F-box protein CPR1-like encodes MDAIANAISSRTSTTDNNSPSAPPSKKSKFEEAPRAPPPRHHHGHHRHHHHPRRQSSRTQEKHRIVAFQYLPDVRTTRFKLEGVFQYCCDIFPEEIVREILLRLPSVKSLIKCSVVCKSWRNLIQSPSFIADHLHRNQNQIGHDDDGVVGSLYLIRWSINRYTLYWDKPASASASSFNINDTNSKIITPSTYQQIDTKVTPSSYGYYLVGTCNGLVCLADEDYFCPSFPIIIWNPSVRKFVTLPHPTITIPEKSINDKRDPITPAYAFGYDSRTNDYKVLTIFSSNPSSGPDMDNPFAVQVYSLARGSWKTLSPPPPAPPSLSIPGCNFVCRRYQPANARPVFVNGAVHWLLWPDDVFIVSFDMATESFSKIELPKTLRESACLPYVTVYEDSLAMINTWGDYSGCYYELYVMQEYGVVESWSDSYRVTLPKPFPSSYHVGFKSNGEQVFIALNNDVEVVDFKTKQIKYSGVGEGVGLKSIDSFVETLVLLDQSNTDSYGF; translated from the coding sequence ATGGATGCCATTGCCAATGCCATCTCTTCTCGCACAAGCACCACCGACAACAACTCACCATCAGCACCTCCCTCGAAGAAGAGCAAGTTTGAGGAGGCTCCACGTGCTCCTCCTCCTCGTCATCATCATGGTCATCACCGTCATCACCATCATCCTCGTCGTCAGTCCTCTAGAACCCAGGAGAAGCACAGGATCGTCGCCTTTCAATATCTACCTGATGTAAGAACCACCCGCTTCAAGTTGGAAGGGGTATTTCAATACTGCTGCGACATATTCCCTGAAGAAATCGTACGCGAAATCCTGTTGAGGTTACCGTCCGTCAAATCTTTAATCAAGTGTAGCGTGGTATGCAAGTCATGGAGAAATCTCATCCAAAGCCCCTCCTTCATTGCCGACCATCTCCACCGCAACCAAAATCAAATTGGTCATGACGATGATGGCGTTGTTGGTAGTCTCTATCTAATAAGGTGGTCCATTAATCGTTATACGTTGTATTGGGATAAgcctgcttctgcttctgcttcttcCTTCAACATCAATGATACCAATTCCAAGATTATAACTCCGTCGACTTACCAACAGATTGACACAAAAGTTACTCCTTCAAGTTACGGTTACTACCTGGTGGGGACTTGCAACGGCCTCGTATGCCTTGCTGATGAAGACTACTTCTGCCCCTCATTCCCCATAATAATTTGGAACCCTTCGGTCAGAAAATTTGTGACTTTGCCGCATCCTACCATTACCATCCCTGAAAAATCTATAAATGACAAGCGTGATCCGATTACACCTGCCTACGCCTTTGGCTACGATTCACGCACGAATGACTACAAGGTTTTGACGATTTTCAGCAGTAATCCTTCTAGTGGTCCTGACATGGACAACCCATTTGCCGTCCAGGTTTACTCCTTAGCCCGGGGCTCCTGGAAGACTCTTAGTCCTCCACCTCCAGCTCCTCCCTCCCTTTCTATTCCCGGTTGCAATTTTGTGTGTAGGAGATATCAGCCGGCGAATGCTAGGCCTGTTTTCGTCAATGGCGCAGTGCACTGGCTTCTTTGGCCTGATGATGTTTTCATAGTGTCGTTTGATATGGCCACTGAATCATTTAGCAAGATCGAGTTGCcgaaaactttgagagaaagcgCGTGCCTACCTTATGTTACGGTATACGAGGATTCCCTCGCCATGATTAATACTTGGGGGGATTACTCAGGATGTTATTACGAGTTATATGTGATGCAAGAGTATGGTGTGGTGGAATCGTGGAGTGATTCATACCGCGTGACGCTCCCGAAGCCATTCCCTTCAAGCTACCATGTTGGTTTTAAAAGCAACGGCGAACAAGTGTTCATAGCTCTAAATAATGATGTGGAAGTGGTGGATTTCAAGACCAAACAAATTAAGTATTCTGGAGTTGGGGAGGGTGTGGGACTCAAGTCCATTGATTCTTTTGTTGAGACCCTTGTCCTGCTTGATCAATCCAATACTGATTCTTATGGATTTTAG